From the genome of Rhizobium binae, one region includes:
- a CDS encoding GNAT family N-acetyltransferase, with amino-acid sequence MQTQKLDVHEQPSDDAALADTAISRLRQMSMKLAMAKIDIAVFDAMQPLEDDWRSLEVDNLQSLHQSYDWCSAWVNAFQRPLAILKGTYAGETAFILPVEIVKSRGLAIAKFIAADHSNINTGLFSGNFAESAGSIDAEKFARQLQHALMGRADLLLLQNIPLEWRGRQTPLTGLPMVQNQNHAYQLPLLAVFEETLKQINAKSRRKKFRVQSRRFEAAGGVEYVIPETPEEQHRLLDTFFRLKSIRFASLGLPDVFADRETQAFLHGLIDKQHDTRQSFGLQMHVLRLKGGNEDRIAAISGISRKGDHVICQFGAIDEDLVPDTSPGEFLYWQTISGLHGKGVALFDFGLGDQTYKRSWAPVETAHYDVVLPVSPIGVAAGAAHRIVTRGKAHIKARPKLYRFAQRIRATIG; translated from the coding sequence GTGCAGACCCAAAAGCTCGATGTCCACGAACAGCCGTCAGACGACGCGGCGCTGGCCGACACGGCGATTTCACGCCTACGCCAAATGAGCATGAAACTTGCCATGGCCAAAATCGACATCGCCGTTTTCGATGCGATGCAGCCGCTGGAAGATGACTGGCGGTCTCTGGAGGTCGACAATCTCCAGTCGCTCCATCAGAGCTACGATTGGTGCAGCGCCTGGGTCAACGCCTTTCAACGGCCGCTGGCGATCCTCAAAGGCACCTATGCCGGCGAGACGGCCTTCATTCTGCCGGTCGAGATCGTCAAGTCGCGTGGTCTTGCCATTGCGAAATTCATCGCTGCCGATCACAGCAATATCAATACCGGTCTATTCTCCGGGAATTTCGCCGAAAGCGCCGGCAGCATTGACGCCGAAAAATTCGCTCGTCAGCTTCAGCATGCGTTGATGGGGCGGGCCGATCTGCTGCTGCTGCAAAACATTCCGTTGGAATGGCGCGGACGGCAGACCCCCCTCACCGGGCTGCCCATGGTGCAGAACCAGAACCACGCCTATCAACTGCCGCTCCTTGCCGTTTTCGAGGAGACGCTGAAACAGATCAACGCCAAGAGCCGGCGTAAGAAATTCCGCGTTCAATCGCGACGCTTCGAGGCCGCCGGCGGCGTCGAATACGTCATCCCCGAAACACCGGAAGAGCAGCATCGCCTGCTCGATACCTTCTTCCGTCTGAAGAGCATCCGCTTCGCCAGCCTTGGCTTGCCCGACGTCTTTGCCGATCGGGAAACACAGGCCTTCCTGCACGGCCTCATCGACAAGCAGCATGATACAAGGCAGTCCTTCGGCCTGCAGATGCATGTCCTGCGGCTGAAGGGCGGAAATGAGGATCGGATCGCTGCGATCTCGGGCATCTCGCGCAAGGGCGATCACGTCATCTGCCAATTCGGGGCGATCGACGAAGACCTCGTGCCGGATACGAGCCCCGGCGAATTCCTCTATTGGCAGACCATCTCGGGACTGCACGGCAAAGGGGTCGCGCTGTTCGATTTCGGCCTCGGCGATCAGACCTACAAACGATCCTGGGCGCCGGTCGAGACCGCGCATTACGACGTGGTGCTGCCGGTGTCGCCGATCGGCGTCGCCGCCGGCGCGGCGCATCGAATCGTCACGCGCGGCAAGGCACATATCAAGGCGCGCCCGAAGCTCTATAGGTTCGCCCAGCGGATCCGGGCAACAATCGGCTGA
- a CDS encoding DUF2842 domain-containing protein: protein MPVRLRKFIGTILIIVLVLVYALVANTIAVATLGNAPWWGHLLYFLLTGLLWILPAMVIIKWMAGPRQQ, encoded by the coding sequence ATGCCCGTCCGCCTCCGCAAATTCATCGGCACGATCCTCATCATCGTGCTCGTGCTCGTCTATGCGCTGGTGGCGAACACGATCGCGGTGGCGACGCTCGGCAACGCGCCCTGGTGGGGGCACCTGCTCTACTTCCTGCTCACCGGCCTGCTTTGGATCTTGCCGGCGATGGTGATCATCAAATGGATGGCCGGACCGCGGCAGCAGTAA
- a CDS encoding COX15/CtaA family protein, with the protein MAVANLTTEQAILSEVRKQNRNRRALRLWLGFVLLALFCLVLVGGATRLTNSGLSITEWKPIHGVIPPLSAAEWDEEFRLYQRIPEYQQLNSSMTVDEFKGIFWWEWAHRLIARGIGVIFALPLIFFWLTGRIEKRLRWPLVGILALGGLQGFIGWWMVSSGLSVRTDVSQYRLATHLVMACLIFAGCMWIMRGLSPHSNDPAPAPSSRGFAAVIAVFALFQIYLGALVAGLDAGFSYNTWPLMDGAVIPSDLLIQQPFWINAFENPKTVQFIHRVGAYTLLALTLINMVIALRAAPWTTHARRAVVLFSLVTLQAAIGIATLLMQVPLHWGLLHQAGAMVVFGFAVANWRGFYGEYPHATAIAERD; encoded by the coding sequence ATGGCCGTCGCGAACCTCACCACGGAACAGGCGATCCTGAGCGAAGTGCGCAAGCAGAACCGCAATCGCCGCGCCTTGCGGCTGTGGCTCGGCTTCGTGCTTCTGGCGCTCTTCTGTCTCGTGCTCGTCGGGGGCGCCACGCGGCTGACCAATTCCGGCCTGTCGATCACCGAATGGAAGCCGATCCATGGCGTTATTCCGCCGCTGTCGGCTGCCGAATGGGACGAGGAATTCCGCCTCTATCAGCGCATTCCCGAATATCAGCAGTTGAACAGCTCCATGACTGTCGACGAGTTCAAGGGCATTTTCTGGTGGGAATGGGCCCACCGGCTGATTGCCCGCGGCATCGGCGTGATCTTCGCGCTGCCGCTCATCTTTTTCTGGCTGACCGGGCGGATCGAAAAGCGCCTGCGCTGGCCGCTCGTCGGCATCCTGGCGCTCGGCGGCCTGCAGGGTTTTATCGGCTGGTGGATGGTGTCCTCGGGTCTTTCCGTCCGCACCGACGTCAGCCAGTACCGGCTTGCGACACATCTCGTCATGGCCTGTCTGATCTTTGCCGGCTGCATGTGGATCATGCGCGGTCTCTCGCCACATTCCAACGATCCGGCGCCGGCGCCCAGTTCGCGCGGCTTTGCCGCCGTCATCGCCGTTTTCGCGCTGTTCCAGATCTATCTCGGTGCGCTGGTGGCCGGGCTCGACGCCGGCTTTTCCTATAATACCTGGCCGCTTATGGACGGCGCCGTCATTCCTTCGGATCTCTTGATCCAGCAGCCCTTCTGGATCAATGCCTTCGAGAACCCGAAGACGGTGCAGTTCATCCACCGCGTCGGCGCCTATACGCTCCTCGCGCTGACACTGATCAACATGGTGATTGCCCTTCGCGCAGCACCCTGGACCACGCATGCCCGCCGCGCCGTCGTGCTTTTCTCGCTGGTGACGCTGCAGGCGGCGATCGGCATTGCCACGCTGCTGATGCAGGTACCGCTTCACTGGGGCCTGTTGCATCAGGCCGGCGCAATGGTGGTCTTCGGCTTCGCCGTCGCCAACTGGCGCGGTTTTTACGGCGAATATCCGCACGCCACGGCAATCGCGGAGCGCGATTGA
- a CDS encoding sulfite exporter TauE/SafE family protein — protein sequence MMLDALITDGQAWFASALPDHGIYALMAFAFIAGLARGFSGFGAALIFIPLGGAIIGPKLVSPILLFIDGIATLGMIPPAWRSANRPEVFVMAAGAALGVPAGTAMLALLDPTLLRWSITIIAISLLALLVSGWRYHGAPSAPLSSGVGMIAGLFSGAAQLGGPPVVAYWLGGKSDFTRVRANVVLYFSISSVFSAISYTIGGLFVPAVFALTAVILPSYAVGLYGGSKLFGLAEERTFRIACYVLIATAAIIGMPLLDSVLR from the coding sequence ATGATGCTGGATGCGCTCATCACCGACGGGCAGGCTTGGTTTGCCTCCGCCCTGCCCGATCATGGCATCTATGCCCTGATGGCCTTTGCCTTCATCGCCGGGCTCGCCCGCGGCTTTTCCGGTTTCGGGGCAGCGCTGATCTTCATTCCGCTCGGTGGCGCCATCATCGGGCCGAAGCTGGTATCGCCGATCCTGCTCTTCATCGACGGCATTGCCACGCTCGGGATGATCCCACCTGCCTGGCGTAGCGCCAACCGGCCCGAGGTCTTCGTCATGGCCGCGGGTGCGGCACTCGGCGTCCCGGCCGGCACGGCGATGCTGGCACTGCTGGACCCGACGCTCCTGCGCTGGAGCATCACGATCATCGCCATCTCACTGCTCGCGCTTCTCGTCTCGGGATGGCGTTATCACGGCGCGCCTTCGGCACCGCTCAGCAGCGGCGTCGGCATGATTGCCGGCCTCTTCAGCGGCGCCGCCCAGCTCGGCGGACCGCCAGTCGTTGCCTACTGGCTCGGCGGCAAGAGCGACTTCACGCGAGTCAGGGCCAATGTCGTGCTCTATTTCTCGATCTCATCCGTCTTCAGCGCCATCAGCTATACTATCGGCGGACTGTTCGTGCCCGCCGTCTTTGCCCTGACCGCCGTCATTTTGCCGAGTTATGCAGTTGGGCTCTACGGCGGCTCGAAGCTGTTCGGCCTTGCCGAGGAACGGACCTTCCGCATCGCCTGTTATGTGCTGATCGCCACCGCGGCGATCATCGGCATGCCGCTGCTTGACAGCGTGCTGCGTTGA
- the argC gene encoding N-acetyl-gamma-glutamyl-phosphate reductase, which produces MAPKIFIDGEHGTTGLQIRTRMAGRRDVELLSIPEAERRNAAMREDMLNSADIAILCLPDDASKEAVQMVSANNNVRIIDTSTAFRVNPGWAYGFAEMDGAQADKIKAARFVANPGCYPTGAIGLIRPLRAAGILPDGYPVTVNAVSGYTGGGKQMIAQMENPDHPDAITAPHFLYGLPLTHKHVPEMTVHGLLDRAPVFSPSVGKFAQGMIVQVPLHLDDLAEGTTMESIHAALAAHYAGQDIVTVVPLSDSKALARVNAVELEGKDTMKLFVFGTPGGSQVNLVALLDNLGKGASGAAVQNMDLMLAS; this is translated from the coding sequence ATGGCACCGAAAATCTTCATCGACGGCGAACACGGCACAACGGGTCTGCAGATCCGCACGCGCATGGCCGGCCGCCGCGATGTCGAGCTTCTGTCCATTCCCGAGGCCGAGCGGCGCAACGCCGCCATGCGCGAGGACATGCTGAACAGCGCTGATATTGCCATTCTCTGCCTGCCCGACGATGCATCGAAGGAAGCGGTTCAGATGGTCTCGGCCAACAACAATGTGCGCATCATCGACACGTCGACCGCCTTCCGTGTCAATCCCGGCTGGGCTTACGGCTTTGCCGAAATGGACGGCGCGCAGGCCGACAAGATCAAGGCCGCGCGTTTCGTCGCCAACCCCGGCTGCTATCCGACCGGCGCAATCGGCCTGATCCGGCCGCTGCGTGCCGCCGGCATTCTGCCGGATGGCTACCCGGTCACGGTCAATGCGGTTTCCGGCTATACGGGTGGCGGCAAGCAGATGATTGCCCAGATGGAAAATCCGGATCATCCGGATGCGATCACCGCGCCGCACTTCCTCTACGGTCTTCCCCTCACCCACAAGCACGTGCCGGAAATGACCGTGCACGGCCTGCTCGACCGCGCCCCGGTCTTCTCGCCATCGGTCGGTAAATTCGCGCAGGGCATGATCGTGCAGGTGCCGCTGCATCTCGACGATCTCGCCGAGGGCACGACGATGGAAAGCATTCATGCGGCGCTCGCCGCCCATTATGCCGGCCAGGACATCGTCACCGTCGTGCCGCTTTCCGACAGCAAGGCGCTTGCCCGCGTCAACGCCGTCGAACTCGAAGGCAAGGACACGATGAAGCTCTTCGTCTTCGGTACGCCGGGCGGTTCCCAGGTCAATCTGGTGGCGCTGCTCGACAATCTCGGCAAGGGCGCATCAGGTGCCGCCGTGCAGAACATGGACCTTATGCTCGCCTCCTGA
- the speB gene encoding agmatinase, whose product MANKTIDHAFTATSLTSAASDPTFAGALSFMRRRFTKELSGVDVAVWGIPFDAATSNRPGTRFGPQAIRRASAIFDNDAQYPFNRELFADMAVIDYGDCLLDYGNHQATPGAIERQANVILDSGAFLLTLGGDHYVTWPLLKAHATKHGPLALVQFDAHQDTWFDEERRIDHGSFVARATREGIIDPDRSIQIGIRTHAPEDCGINILYGHQVEDMSAGDIASAIISHTRGAPAYLTFDIDCLDPAFAPGTGTPVAGGPSSAKILSVLQRLHQLDIRGADVVEVSPPYDHADITAIAGATVAMYMLGLHAERRAIAVSQG is encoded by the coding sequence TTGGCGAACAAGACCATCGATCACGCGTTCACGGCGACCAGCCTCACCTCTGCCGCCAGCGATCCGACCTTTGCAGGCGCGCTGTCTTTCATGCGTCGCCGCTTCACCAAGGAACTTTCCGGCGTCGATGTCGCCGTCTGGGGCATTCCCTTCGACGCAGCGACGTCGAACCGGCCGGGCACGCGCTTCGGCCCGCAAGCGATCCGTCGCGCCTCGGCGATCTTCGACAATGATGCGCAATATCCCTTCAACCGCGAATTGTTCGCGGACATGGCGGTGATCGACTACGGCGATTGCCTGCTCGATTACGGCAATCACCAAGCTACGCCTGGCGCCATCGAGCGCCAGGCGAATGTGATCCTCGACAGCGGCGCTTTTCTGCTGACGCTCGGCGGCGATCATTACGTCACCTGGCCTCTGCTGAAAGCCCATGCGACAAAACACGGGCCGCTGGCGCTCGTCCAATTCGACGCGCATCAGGACACCTGGTTCGACGAAGAGCGGCGCATCGACCATGGTTCCTTCGTCGCGCGGGCCACCCGGGAAGGTATCATCGACCCCGATCGGTCGATCCAGATCGGCATCCGCACCCATGCGCCGGAGGATTGCGGCATCAATATTCTCTATGGCCATCAGGTCGAGGATATGAGTGCCGGCGACATCGCTTCGGCAATCATCTCCCACACGCGCGGCGCGCCGGCCTATCTCACCTTTGATATCGATTGCCTCGATCCGGCCTTTGCGCCCGGAACCGGCACGCCGGTCGCCGGCGGACCGTCGAGCGCCAAAATACTTTCGGTGCTGCAGCGCCTGCATCAGCTTGATATCCGCGGCGCCGATGTCGTCGAGGTTTCGCCGCCTTACGACCACGCCGATATCACCGCCATTGCCGGGGCAACGGTGGCGATGTATATGCTGGGGCTTCATGCGGAGCGACGCGCCATCGCGGTGTCACAAGGCTGA
- a CDS encoding acyltransferase family protein encodes MIYRREIDGLRAAAVMPVILFHAGFSLFSGGFIGVDVFFVISGFLITSIILEEMRNRTFSLAAFFERRARRILPALFLVVLCCLPFAWLWVMPEEFRAFSDSLIATSLSGANFLFWFKSGYFAPEAGEVPLLHIWSLAVEEQYYMFFPLLVIFMWKRKPSWLFAVLVTIALASLAYSEWASRVFPSANFYFLPSRAWEFLAGSIGSAMQLKGQKRGSDPLSLLGFGMIAFSVFYFDETSPIPSTLALLPVVGAVLVLLYARPGTWVAALLSTRALTMIGQISYSAYLWHQPLFAFARIRSIDPPPLSVMGVLTCVSLVIAYVSWRFVEQPFRRHERRLLPSTRSLVASVSLVLAAFIAFGIYGHDTRGVPWRLPAPIKEFMASNDWSKTCLLEGASGWDAMPIKGCVFNGNHPQTYAIFGDSLASSLTPALAERLDSMNIGLQQITHSFCAPVADVSMVSHQARDCGAFNAAAIDYLIRSRVKTVFLAASWKIFFEQSRYMFKGEEVATSDVGQRLRDAFDRTVGESTSAGIRVVIIYPHPRGDTEIAAKVAKLMHKGTPAPTITIAQDEFLKQSAPSYTYLDDPEDTHVLRVDPAKIFCGMETGRCDLAREGKTFIFDKVHFTPAGAEAVADEIMVTLGRDHMADTNGMAALSSE; translated from the coding sequence GTGATTTACCGACGAGAGATTGACGGCCTGCGGGCGGCCGCGGTGATGCCCGTTATTCTGTTTCATGCGGGCTTCAGTCTCTTCAGCGGCGGCTTCATCGGCGTTGACGTATTCTTCGTGATCAGCGGATTTCTCATCACCTCGATCATCCTTGAGGAAATGCGAAACCGCACCTTTTCGCTGGCAGCATTTTTCGAGCGCCGCGCCCGCCGAATCCTGCCGGCCTTGTTTCTCGTCGTCCTGTGCTGTTTGCCCTTTGCCTGGCTTTGGGTCATGCCGGAGGAGTTTCGCGCCTTCTCCGACAGTCTGATTGCCACCAGCCTCTCCGGCGCCAATTTCCTGTTCTGGTTCAAGAGCGGCTATTTTGCGCCGGAGGCCGGAGAAGTGCCGCTGCTCCACATCTGGAGCTTGGCCGTCGAAGAACAATATTACATGTTCTTTCCGCTGCTCGTCATATTCATGTGGAAGCGCAAGCCGAGCTGGCTCTTTGCGGTCCTGGTTACGATCGCGCTTGCAAGCCTCGCCTACAGCGAGTGGGCATCGCGCGTCTTTCCTTCGGCCAATTTCTATTTCCTGCCCTCGCGGGCCTGGGAGTTTCTGGCCGGGTCGATCGGCAGCGCAATGCAGTTGAAGGGGCAAAAGCGCGGCAGCGATCCGTTGTCGCTGCTTGGATTCGGCATGATCGCCTTCTCCGTCTTCTATTTCGACGAAACCTCGCCAATTCCCTCGACGCTCGCCCTGCTTCCCGTGGTCGGCGCGGTGCTCGTGCTCCTCTATGCCCGACCGGGAACCTGGGTGGCGGCACTGCTTTCGACCCGCGCCCTCACCATGATCGGGCAGATCAGCTACAGCGCCTATCTCTGGCACCAACCGCTTTTCGCCTTTGCGCGGATCCGCAGCATCGATCCGCCTCCTTTGAGTGTGATGGGCGTCCTTACCTGCGTCTCGCTTGTGATTGCCTATGTCTCGTGGCGTTTCGTCGAGCAGCCGTTCCGAAGGCACGAGCGCCGATTGCTGCCGTCCACCCGCAGCCTGGTCGCATCGGTATCCCTGGTGCTTGCGGCCTTTATCGCCTTCGGAATTTACGGCCACGATACGCGCGGCGTTCCATGGCGGCTGCCGGCGCCGATCAAGGAATTCATGGCGAGCAATGATTGGAGCAAGACCTGCCTTCTCGAGGGGGCGTCGGGCTGGGATGCGATGCCGATCAAGGGCTGCGTATTCAACGGCAACCACCCACAGACATACGCCATTTTCGGAGATTCCCTGGCGTCGTCGCTGACCCCTGCGCTGGCCGAGCGTCTGGACAGCATGAATATCGGTCTGCAGCAGATCACGCACAGCTTCTGCGCGCCGGTCGCCGACGTATCGATGGTCTCCCACCAGGCGCGCGACTGCGGCGCCTTCAACGCTGCGGCGATCGACTACCTCATCAGGAGCAGGGTGAAAACGGTCTTTCTCGCGGCCTCCTGGAAGATCTTTTTCGAGCAGTCTCGCTATATGTTCAAGGGCGAAGAAGTCGCGACCTCAGACGTCGGACAGAGGTTGAGGGACGCCTTCGACAGAACCGTCGGCGAGTCGACATCAGCCGGCATCCGCGTCGTCATCATCTATCCTCATCCGCGCGGTGACACGGAGATCGCCGCCAAGGTCGCGAAGCTGATGCACAAGGGCACGCCGGCGCCGACGATCACGATCGCCCAGGATGAGTTTCTCAAGCAATCGGCGCCGTCCTATACCTATCTCGACGACCCCGAAGACACGCATGTCCTGCGCGTCGATCCCGCCAAGATTTTCTGCGGGATGGAGACGGGCCGATGCGATCTGGCGCGGGAGGGCAAGACCTTCATTTTCGACAAGGTGCATTTCACCCCGGCAGGCGCGGAAGCCGTTGCCGACGAAATCATGGTCACTCTCGGGCGAGACCACATGGCGGATACGAATGGTATGGCAGCGCTCTCTTCCGAGTAA
- the rpsI gene encoding 30S ribosomal protein S9 — MADLSSLKDLGTASEAAAPAHVRKVDSLGRSYATGKRKNAVARVWVKPGSGKIIVNGKEFAEYFARPVLQMILRQPIVAAARDGQFDIVATVAGGGLSGQAGAVRHGLSKALTYFEPGLRSVLKKGGFLTRDSRVVERKKYGKAKARRSFQFSKR, encoded by the coding sequence ATGGCTGACCTCTCCTCCCTGAAGGATCTCGGCACGGCTTCCGAAGCTGCTGCTCCGGCCCACGTCCGCAAGGTCGATTCGCTCGGCCGCTCCTACGCGACCGGCAAGCGCAAGAACGCCGTCGCCCGCGTCTGGGTCAAGCCGGGCTCCGGCAAGATCATCGTAAACGGCAAGGAATTCGCGGAATATTTCGCCCGTCCGGTGCTGCAGATGATCCTGCGCCAGCCGATCGTCGCGGCTGCCCGTGACGGCCAGTTCGACATCGTCGCAACCGTTGCCGGCGGCGGCCTCTCCGGCCAGGCCGGTGCCGTTCGCCACGGCCTGTCCAAGGCGCTCACCTACTTCGAACCGGGCCTGCGCTCGGTGCTGAAGAAGGGCGGTTTCCTGACCCGCGACAGCCGCGTCGTCGAACGCAAGAAGTACGGCAAGGCAAAGGCCCGCCGCTCCTTCCAGTTCTCCAAGCGCTAG
- the rplM gene encoding 50S ribosomal protein L13 translates to MATFSQKPAEVEKKWVIIDAEGLVVGRLASIIAMRLRGKHKATFTPHVDDGDNVIVINADKVVFTGKKYSDKVYYWHTGYAGGIKERTARQIIEGRFPERVLEKAVERMVPRGPLGRRQMKNLRVYAGANHPHEAQQPVALDVAALNKKNVRSA, encoded by the coding sequence ATGGCTACCTTCTCCCAGAAGCCTGCAGAGGTGGAGAAGAAGTGGGTGATCATCGACGCCGAAGGGCTGGTCGTTGGCCGTCTCGCTTCCATCATCGCTATGCGCCTGCGCGGCAAGCACAAGGCAACATTCACCCCCCACGTTGACGACGGCGACAACGTCATCGTCATCAATGCCGACAAGGTCGTTTTCACCGGCAAGAAGTATTCCGACAAGGTTTACTACTGGCACACCGGTTACGCCGGCGGCATCAAGGAGCGCACCGCACGCCAGATCATCGAAGGCCGCTTCCCGGAGCGCGTCCTCGAAAAGGCCGTCGAGCGTATGGTTCCGCGCGGCCCGCTCGGCCGTCGCCAGATGAAGAACCTGCGCGTCTACGCCGGCGCCAACCATCCCCATGAAGCCCAGCAGCCGGTCGCCCTCGACGTTGCCGCGCTCAACAAAAAGAACGTAAGGAGCGCCTGA
- a CDS encoding LysR family transcriptional regulator, with product MHKEFFYMPLNLDQLATFVNVADLGSFTAAADKEGVTQPAVSLQVKGLERRLGVRLIERVGRRAQPTAAGLDLLSHARRLLQQAAAAEEAMLPHKDGARGRVRIGSGGTASIHLLPRAIAAARKSMPGLEITLHIGNADDVLHDLEANSLDIAVVALPASGRNFEIEPFYEEELLAVAPVGSLVPEGGPDAAFMRDRTLLLYEGGNTRRAIDAWLAAPEIRTRPAMEFGSVEAIKELVAVGLGWSILPGLALRHDRAGLVTTSSLKPKLTRHLGMVLRRDKHLTRGLREMMKCLREFKD from the coding sequence ATGCATAAGGAATTCTTTTATATGCCGCTCAATCTCGATCAGCTCGCGACCTTCGTCAATGTCGCCGATCTCGGAAGCTTTACGGCCGCCGCCGACAAGGAGGGCGTGACGCAACCGGCCGTGAGCCTGCAGGTCAAGGGCCTCGAACGGCGGCTCGGTGTCCGGCTGATCGAGCGTGTCGGACGGCGGGCGCAACCGACGGCGGCGGGCCTCGACCTGCTTTCGCACGCGAGGCGTCTGCTTCAGCAAGCGGCAGCGGCAGAAGAAGCGATGCTGCCGCACAAGGATGGCGCCAGGGGCCGCGTGCGCATCGGCAGCGGCGGCACCGCCTCGATCCACCTGCTCCCGCGCGCCATCGCCGCCGCCAGGAAATCCATGCCAGGCCTCGAAATCACGCTCCATATCGGCAATGCCGACGATGTTCTGCACGATCTGGAGGCCAACAGTCTCGACATCGCCGTCGTCGCTCTGCCGGCATCGGGACGAAACTTCGAGATCGAACCGTTCTACGAGGAAGAGTTGTTGGCGGTCGCTCCCGTCGGTAGCCTCGTGCCCGAAGGCGGGCCGGATGCTGCCTTTATGCGTGACAGGACGCTGCTGCTCTATGAGGGAGGCAATACAAGGCGGGCGATCGACGCTTGGCTGGCCGCCCCCGAAATCAGGACCCGTCCCGCGATGGAGTTCGGCAGCGTCGAGGCGATCAAGGAACTGGTGGCGGTGGGGCTCGGCTGGTCGATCCTGCCGGGGCTGGCGCTAAGGCACGACCGTGCCGGCCTCGTGACGACATCTTCGCTGAAACCAAAGCTCACGCGCCACCTCGGCATGGTTCTGCGCCGGGACAAACATCTGACACGCGGCCTTCGGGAAATGATGAAATGCTTGCGGGAGTTCAAGGATTAG
- a CDS encoding DUF1127 domain-containing protein, with protein MTLEFGEILETPRKALRLKLRETARRGRRLLAAIGYRLEKRRSRRRLSELTDAELRDIGLTRAQAAAETSKSWFWF; from the coding sequence ATGACCCTGGAATTCGGCGAGATATTAGAGACACCGCGCAAGGCCCTTCGCCTGAAACTTCGCGAGACGGCGCGCCGGGGCCGGCGGCTGCTGGCGGCGATCGGGTATCGGCTTGAAAAGCGACGCAGCCGCCGCAGGCTTTCGGAACTCACAGATGCCGAGCTTCGTGATATCGGTCTCACCCGCGCGCAAGCGGCGGCCGAGACATCGAAATCGTGGTTCTGGTTCTGA
- a CDS encoding enoyl-CoA hydratase: MAEIVSFRKEADRAEGLLLRSLRDGVLRLVLNDPPANALSIALLQALMAELEKAGSDADVRVVVIASTGSVFSAGHDLKELTAHRVDEDRGAAFFEKSFRLCADLMLKITHLPKPVIAEIDGLATAAGCQLVASCDLAICTDTSTFCTPGVNIGLFCSTPMVAVTRAAHRKQAMEMLLTGETIDASTAKDFGLVNRIVPKQYLAQVVAKYAAVIAGKSPLTLKIGKEAFYRQLELPVEGAYDYAARVMVENMLTQDAQEGIGAFLGKRKPVWKGD, translated from the coding sequence ATGGCCGAAATCGTATCCTTCCGAAAGGAGGCAGACAGGGCAGAAGGGTTGTTGCTCCGCTCGCTGCGCGACGGCGTGCTGCGGCTTGTGCTTAACGACCCGCCGGCCAACGCACTTTCGATCGCGCTTTTGCAGGCGCTGATGGCCGAACTCGAAAAGGCCGGATCGGACGCGGACGTGCGCGTCGTCGTTATCGCCTCGACCGGCTCTGTCTTTTCCGCCGGCCATGACCTCAAGGAGCTCACCGCCCATCGCGTCGATGAAGACCGGGGCGCTGCGTTCTTCGAGAAGAGTTTCCGGCTCTGCGCCGATCTGATGCTGAAGATCACCCATCTGCCGAAACCCGTCATCGCCGAGATCGACGGGCTTGCAACGGCCGCAGGCTGCCAGCTCGTTGCTTCCTGCGATCTGGCGATCTGCACCGACACGTCGACATTCTGCACTCCGGGCGTCAATATCGGCCTGTTCTGCTCGACGCCGATGGTGGCGGTGACCCGTGCCGCCCATCGTAAGCAGGCGATGGAGATGCTTCTGACCGGCGAAACGATCGACGCTTCGACCGCCAAGGATTTCGGTCTCGTCAACCGCATCGTGCCGAAGCAGTATCTGGCGCAAGTCGTTGCCAAATATGCGGCCGTGATTGCCGGCAAATCGCCATTGACCCTGAAGATCGGCAAGGAGGCCTTCTATCGACAGCTCGAACTGCCGGTGGAAGGGGCCTATGACTATGCTGCCAGGGTGATGGTGGAGAACATGCTGACGCAGGATGCGCAGGAGGGGATCGGCGCCTTTCTCGGCAAACGCAAGCCGGTGTGGAAGGGCGACTGA